A genomic stretch from Sceloporus undulatus isolate JIND9_A2432 ecotype Alabama chromosome 5, SceUnd_v1.1, whole genome shotgun sequence includes:
- the LOC121930592 gene encoding optineurin-like isoform X2: protein MLPLLSSNRSRFNKLQDAYSKLLPELTNAMQTVEELKDKEAEKVDKAMAEELIHKLDLAEKALAAKQFQIDEMKQTIAKQEEELETVAVLRAQMEVYCSDFHAERAAREKIHEEKEQLAVQLTYLLTETQHREGLSRNSLAEMQTRHGTRLPSDQENLSHFSQGEEEDWQQQQRNIPVHSCPKCGTILPDIDTLQIHVMDCII, encoded by the exons ATGTTACCTTTGTTGTCTTCCAATAGATCCAGGTTCAACAAGCTGCAGGATGCATATAGCAAACTTCTCCCTGAATTGACCAATGCAATGCAGACAGTTGAAGAATTAAAAGACAAAGAG GCTGAAAAAGTAGATAAGGCCATGGCAGAGGAGCTAATTCACAAGCTGGACCTAGCAGAGAAAGCGCTGGCTGCTAAACAGTTCCAGATagatgaaatgaaacaaaccatTGCCAAGCAGGAGGAAGAACTTGAGACCGTGGCTGTCCTCAGAGCTCAG ATGGAAGTGTATTGTTCTGATTTCCACGCTGAAAGAGCCGCACGAGAGAAGATCCACGAAGAAAAAGAGCAGTTAGCTGTGCAGCTGACATACTTGCTAACAGAAACACAGCACCGTGAAGGTCTTAGCAG GAATTCACTAGCAGAAATGCAAACTCGCCATGGAACAAGACTACCGTCAGATCAGGAAAACTTATCTCACTTTTCTCAAGGAG aagaggaggattggcagcagcaacagaggaACATCCCAGTGCACTCTTGCCCAAAGTGTGGAACGATTCTTCCTGATATAGACACACTTCAGATACATGTTATGGACTGTATCATCTAA
- the LOC121930592 gene encoding optineurin-like isoform X1, protein MLPLLSSNRSRFNKLQDAYSKLLPELTNAMQTVEELKDKEAEKVDKAMAEELIHKLDLAEKALAAKQFQIDEMKQTIAKQEEELETVAVLRAQMEVYCSDFHAERAAREKIHEEKEQLAVQLTYLLTETQHREGLSRNSLAEMQTRHGTRLPSDQENLSHFSQGETEEEDWQQQQRNIPVHSCPKCGTILPDIDTLQIHVMDCII, encoded by the exons ATGTTACCTTTGTTGTCTTCCAATAGATCCAGGTTCAACAAGCTGCAGGATGCATATAGCAAACTTCTCCCTGAATTGACCAATGCAATGCAGACAGTTGAAGAATTAAAAGACAAAGAG GCTGAAAAAGTAGATAAGGCCATGGCAGAGGAGCTAATTCACAAGCTGGACCTAGCAGAGAAAGCGCTGGCTGCTAAACAGTTCCAGATagatgaaatgaaacaaaccatTGCCAAGCAGGAGGAAGAACTTGAGACCGTGGCTGTCCTCAGAGCTCAG ATGGAAGTGTATTGTTCTGATTTCCACGCTGAAAGAGCCGCACGAGAGAAGATCCACGAAGAAAAAGAGCAGTTAGCTGTGCAGCTGACATACTTGCTAACAGAAACACAGCACCGTGAAGGTCTTAGCAG GAATTCACTAGCAGAAATGCAAACTCGCCATGGAACAAGACTACCGTCAGATCAGGAAAACTTATCTCACTTTTCTCAAGGAG aaacagaagaggaggattggcagcagcaacagaggaACATCCCAGTGCACTCTTGCCCAAAGTGTGGAACGATTCTTCCTGATATAGACACACTTCAGATACATGTTATGGACTGTATCATCTAA